A genome region from Solanum pennellii chromosome 12, SPENNV200 includes the following:
- the LOC107006048 gene encoding protein MADS AFFECTING FLOWERING 5-like — translation MGRRKVEIKRIQDKNCRQVAFCKRRKGLLKKAKEISVLCDVDVAVVIISNRGRLHEFSSNNSLTEMLQRYKSHIEAEKEISTEIQVAEHSKYSGFITMGELLQTTERQLEETNDDVLTVTDLIHLENELQTALIQLRSRKTHLLLESAKGLHEKEKLLQEEKKHLVDNIASIKKNTKVNEMSTDFADFPAPHMIFGQQKITLNFL, via the exons ATGGGGCGAAGGAAGGTAGAAATTAAGCGAATTCAAGATAAAAATTGCAGGCAAGTTGCGTTCTGTAAACGGAGGAAAGGTTTATTGAAGAAAGCTAAAGAAATTTCCGTTCTCTGTGATGTCGATGTTGCTGTTGTTATCATCTCAAATCGAGGCAGGCTCCATGAATTCTCCAGCAATAAcag TCTGACAGAAATGCTTCAACGATACAAAAGCCACATCGAAGCAGAAAAAGAGATCTCTACAGAAATCCAGGTGGCAGAG CACTCTAAATACTCAGGGTTCATAACAATGGGAGAACTGCTACAAACAACAGAAAG GCAACTCGAGGAAACTAATGATGATGTTCTCACTGTGACTGACCTTATCCATTTGGAGAACGAACTTCAAACTGCTCTAATACAACTCAGATCTAGAAAG ACACATTTGTTGCTTGAATCTGCTAAGGGTCTTCATGAGAAG GAAAAACTGCTGCAAGAGGAAAAGAAACATCTGGTGGACAAT ATAGCTAGTatcaagaaaaacacaaaagtGAATGAGATGTCTACGGATTTCGCTGACTTTCCAGCACCCCATATGATTTTTGGACAACAGAAAATAACCCTGAATTTCCTCTAG